One stretch of Macaca nemestrina isolate mMacNem1 chromosome 17, mMacNem.hap1, whole genome shotgun sequence DNA includes these proteins:
- the LOC105469257 gene encoding RNA binding protein fox-1 homolog 3 isoform X7 has protein sequence MAQPYPPAQYPPPPQNGIPAEYAPPPPHPTQDYSGQTPVPSEHGMTLYTPAQTHPEQPGSEASTQPIAGTQTVPQTDEAAQTDSQPLHPSDPTEKQQPKRLHVSNIPFRFRDPDLRQMFGQFGKILDVEIIFNERGSKGFGFVTFETSSDADRAREKLNGTIVEGRKIEVNNATARVMTNKKTGNPYTNGWKLNPVVGAVYGPEFYAVTGFPYPTTGTAVAYRGAHLRGRGRAVYNTFRAAPPPPPIPTYGAALEQTLVKMPVPWAGLAPCPLPPQQTPEPAYPTSPAFPPLSCPFASRVVYQDGFYGAEIYGGYAAYRYAQPAAAAAAYSDSYGRVYAAADPYHHTIGPTATYSIGTM, from the exons ATGGCCCAGCCCTACCCCCCTGCCCAGTACCCCCCTCCGCCACAGAACGGCATCCCTGCCGAGTATGCCCCGCCCCCGCCGCACCCCACGCAGGACTACTCCGGCCAGACCCCGGTCCCCTCAGAGCATGGCATGACCCTGTACACACCAGCACAGACCCACCCCGAGCAGCCAGGCTCCGAGGCCAGCACACAGCCCATCGCCGGGACCCAGACAGTGCCG CAGACAGACGAGGCGGCACAGACGGACAGCCAGCCGCTCCACCCCTCCGACCCTACAGAGAAGCAGCAGCCCAAGCGGCTACACGTCTCCAACATCCCCTTCCGGTTCAGGGACCCCGACTTGCGGCAAATGTTCGGG CAATTCGGAAAAATTTTAGACGTGGAGATCATTTTTAACGAGCGGGGCTCCAAG GGTTTTGGGTTTGTAACTTTTGAAACTAGCTCAGATGCTGACCGAGCCCGGGAGAAGCTGAATGGGACGATCGTAGAGGGACGGAAAATTGAG GTCAATAATGCCACGGCCCGAGTCATGACCAACAAGAAGACGGGGAACCCCTACACCAACG GCTGGAAGCTAAATCCAGTGGTCGGCGCAGTCTATGGGCCTGAATTCTATGCAG TGACGGGGTTCCCCTACCCCACCACCGGCACAGCTGTTGCCTACCGGGGCGCACATCTtcggggccggggccgggccgTGTATAATACGTTTCGGGCTgcgccacccccaccccccatcccGACTTATGGAGC GGCACTGGAGCAAACGCTTGTTAAAATGCCAGTCCCATGGGCGGGGCTGGCACCGTGCCCCCTCCCTCCTCAGCAGACACCGGAGCCGGCCTACCCCACCTCTCCAGCGTTCCCACCACTTTCTTGTCCGTTTGCTTCCAGGGTCGTGTATCAGGATGGATTTTATGGTGCTGAGATTTAT GGAGGCTACGCAGCCTACAGATACGCTCAGCCCGCTGCAGCGGCAGCCGCCTACAGCGACAG TTACGGCAGAGTCTACGCAGCTGCCGACCCGTACCATCACACCATCGGGCCCACGGCAACCTACAGCATTGGAACCATG TGA
- the LOC105469257 gene encoding RNA binding protein fox-1 homolog 3 isoform X10, with product MAQPYPPAQYPPPPQNGIPAEYAPPPPHPTQDYSGQTPVPSEHGMTLYTPAQTHPEQPGSEASTQPIAGTQTVPTDEAAQTDSQPLHPSDPTEKQQPKRLHVSNIPFRFRDPDLRQMFGQFGKILDVEIIFNERGSKGFGFVTFETSSDADRAREKLNGTIVEGRKIEVNNATARVMTNKKTGNPYTNGWKLNPVVGAVYGPEFYAVTGFPYPTTGTAVAYRGAHLRGRGRAVYNTFRAAPPPPPIPTYGAVVYQDGFYGAEIYGGYAAYRYAQPAAAAAAYSDSYGRVYAAADPYHHTIGPTATYSIGTM from the exons ATGGCCCAGCCCTACCCCCCTGCCCAGTACCCCCCTCCGCCACAGAACGGCATCCCTGCCGAGTATGCCCCGCCCCCGCCGCACCCCACGCAGGACTACTCCGGCCAGACCCCGGTCCCCTCAGAGCATGGCATGACCCTGTACACACCAGCACAGACCCACCCCGAGCAGCCAGGCTCCGAGGCCAGCACACAGCCCATCGCCGGGACCCAGACAGTGCCG ACAGACGAGGCGGCACAGACGGACAGCCAGCCGCTCCACCCCTCCGACCCTACAGAGAAGCAGCAGCCCAAGCGGCTACACGTCTCCAACATCCCCTTCCGGTTCAGGGACCCCGACTTGCGGCAAATGTTCGGG CAATTCGGAAAAATTTTAGACGTGGAGATCATTTTTAACGAGCGGGGCTCCAAG GGTTTTGGGTTTGTAACTTTTGAAACTAGCTCAGATGCTGACCGAGCCCGGGAGAAGCTGAATGGGACGATCGTAGAGGGACGGAAAATTGAG GTCAATAATGCCACGGCCCGAGTCATGACCAACAAGAAGACGGGGAACCCCTACACCAACG GCTGGAAGCTAAATCCAGTGGTCGGCGCAGTCTATGGGCCTGAATTCTATGCAG TGACGGGGTTCCCCTACCCCACCACCGGCACAGCTGTTGCCTACCGGGGCGCACATCTtcggggccggggccgggccgTGTATAATACGTTTCGGGCTgcgccacccccaccccccatcccGACTTATGGAGC GGTCGTGTATCAGGATGGATTTTATGGTGCTGAGATTTAT GGAGGCTACGCAGCCTACAGATACGCTCAGCCCGCTGCAGCGGCAGCCGCCTACAGCGACAG TTACGGCAGAGTCTACGCAGCTGCCGACCCGTACCATCACACCATCGGGCCCACGGCAACCTACAGCATTGGAACCATG TGA
- the LOC105469257 gene encoding RNA binding protein fox-1 homolog 3 isoform X6: protein MAQPYPPAQYPPPPQNGIPAEYAPPPPHPTQDYSGQTPVPSEHGMTLYTPAQTHPEQPGSEASTQPIAGTQTVPQTDEAAQTDSQPLHPSDPTEKQQPKRLHVSNIPFRFRDPDLRQMFGQFGKILDVEIIFNERGSKGFGFVTFETSSDADRAREKLNGTIVEGRKIEVNNATARVMTNKKTGNPYTNGWKLNPVVGAVYGPEFYAVTGFPYPTTGTAVAYRGAHLRGRGRAVYNTFRAAPPPPPIPTYGAALEQTLVKMPVPWAGLAPCPLPPQQTPEPAYPTSPAFPPLSCPFASRVVYQDGFYGAEIYGGYAAYRYAQPAAAAAAYSDSYGRVYAAADPYHHTIGPTATYSIGTMASLCRGGYSRFTPY from the exons ATGGCCCAGCCCTACCCCCCTGCCCAGTACCCCCCTCCGCCACAGAACGGCATCCCTGCCGAGTATGCCCCGCCCCCGCCGCACCCCACGCAGGACTACTCCGGCCAGACCCCGGTCCCCTCAGAGCATGGCATGACCCTGTACACACCAGCACAGACCCACCCCGAGCAGCCAGGCTCCGAGGCCAGCACACAGCCCATCGCCGGGACCCAGACAGTGCCG CAGACAGACGAGGCGGCACAGACGGACAGCCAGCCGCTCCACCCCTCCGACCCTACAGAGAAGCAGCAGCCCAAGCGGCTACACGTCTCCAACATCCCCTTCCGGTTCAGGGACCCCGACTTGCGGCAAATGTTCGGG CAATTCGGAAAAATTTTAGACGTGGAGATCATTTTTAACGAGCGGGGCTCCAAG GGTTTTGGGTTTGTAACTTTTGAAACTAGCTCAGATGCTGACCGAGCCCGGGAGAAGCTGAATGGGACGATCGTAGAGGGACGGAAAATTGAG GTCAATAATGCCACGGCCCGAGTCATGACCAACAAGAAGACGGGGAACCCCTACACCAACG GCTGGAAGCTAAATCCAGTGGTCGGCGCAGTCTATGGGCCTGAATTCTATGCAG TGACGGGGTTCCCCTACCCCACCACCGGCACAGCTGTTGCCTACCGGGGCGCACATCTtcggggccggggccgggccgTGTATAATACGTTTCGGGCTgcgccacccccaccccccatcccGACTTATGGAGC GGCACTGGAGCAAACGCTTGTTAAAATGCCAGTCCCATGGGCGGGGCTGGCACCGTGCCCCCTCCCTCCTCAGCAGACACCGGAGCCGGCCTACCCCACCTCTCCAGCGTTCCCACCACTTTCTTGTCCGTTTGCTTCCAGGGTCGTGTATCAGGATGGATTTTATGGTGCTGAGATTTAT GGAGGCTACGCAGCCTACAGATACGCTCAGCCCGCTGCAGCGGCAGCCGCCTACAGCGACAG TTACGGCAGAGTCTACGCAGCTGCCGACCCGTACCATCACACCATCGGGCCCACGGCAACCTACAGCATTGGAACCATG GCTAGCCTCTGCCGAGGAGGGTACAGCCGCTTCACCCCCTACTAG
- the LOC105469257 gene encoding RNA binding protein fox-1 homolog 3 isoform X9: MAQPYPPAQYPPPPQNGIPAEYAPPPPHPTQDYSGQTPVPSEHGMTLYTPAQTHPEQPGSEASTQPIAGTQTVPQTDEAAQTDSQPLHPSDPTEKQQPKRLHVSNIPFRFRDPDLRQMFGQFGKILDVEIIFNERGSKGFGFVTFETSSDADRAREKLNGTIVEGRKIEVNNATARVMTNKKTGNPYTNGWKLNPVVGAVYGPEFYAVTGFPYPTTGTAVAYRGAHLRGRGRAVYNTFRAAPPPPPIPTYGAVVYQDGFYGAEIYGGYAAYRYAQPAAAAAAYSDSYGRVYAAADPYHHTIGPTATYSIGTM; this comes from the exons ATGGCCCAGCCCTACCCCCCTGCCCAGTACCCCCCTCCGCCACAGAACGGCATCCCTGCCGAGTATGCCCCGCCCCCGCCGCACCCCACGCAGGACTACTCCGGCCAGACCCCGGTCCCCTCAGAGCATGGCATGACCCTGTACACACCAGCACAGACCCACCCCGAGCAGCCAGGCTCCGAGGCCAGCACACAGCCCATCGCCGGGACCCAGACAGTGCCG CAGACAGACGAGGCGGCACAGACGGACAGCCAGCCGCTCCACCCCTCCGACCCTACAGAGAAGCAGCAGCCCAAGCGGCTACACGTCTCCAACATCCCCTTCCGGTTCAGGGACCCCGACTTGCGGCAAATGTTCGGG CAATTCGGAAAAATTTTAGACGTGGAGATCATTTTTAACGAGCGGGGCTCCAAG GGTTTTGGGTTTGTAACTTTTGAAACTAGCTCAGATGCTGACCGAGCCCGGGAGAAGCTGAATGGGACGATCGTAGAGGGACGGAAAATTGAG GTCAATAATGCCACGGCCCGAGTCATGACCAACAAGAAGACGGGGAACCCCTACACCAACG GCTGGAAGCTAAATCCAGTGGTCGGCGCAGTCTATGGGCCTGAATTCTATGCAG TGACGGGGTTCCCCTACCCCACCACCGGCACAGCTGTTGCCTACCGGGGCGCACATCTtcggggccggggccgggccgTGTATAATACGTTTCGGGCTgcgccacccccaccccccatcccGACTTATGGAGC GGTCGTGTATCAGGATGGATTTTATGGTGCTGAGATTTAT GGAGGCTACGCAGCCTACAGATACGCTCAGCCCGCTGCAGCGGCAGCCGCCTACAGCGACAG TTACGGCAGAGTCTACGCAGCTGCCGACCCGTACCATCACACCATCGGGCCCACGGCAACCTACAGCATTGGAACCATG TGA
- the LOC105469257 gene encoding RNA binding protein fox-1 homolog 3 isoform X5: MAQPYPPAQYPPPPQNGIPAEYAPPPPHPTQDYSGQTPVPSEHGMTLYTPAQTHPEQPGSEASTQPIAGTQTVPTDEAAQTDSQPLHPSDPTEKQQPKRLHVSNIPFRFRDPDLRQMFGQFGKILDVEIIFNERGSKGFGFVTFETSSDADRAREKLNGTIVEGRKIEVNNATARVMTNKKTGNPYTNGWKLNPVVGAVYGPEFYAVTGFPYPTTGTAVAYRGAHLRGRGRAVYNTFRAAPPPPPIPTYGAVVYQDGFYGAEIYGGYAAYRYAQPAAAAAAYSDSYGRVYAAADPYHHTIGPTATYSIGTMASLCRGGYSRFTPY, encoded by the exons ATGGCCCAGCCCTACCCCCCTGCCCAGTACCCCCCTCCGCCACAGAACGGCATCCCTGCCGAGTATGCCCCGCCCCCGCCGCACCCCACGCAGGACTACTCCGGCCAGACCCCGGTCCCCTCAGAGCATGGCATGACCCTGTACACACCAGCACAGACCCACCCCGAGCAGCCAGGCTCCGAGGCCAGCACACAGCCCATCGCCGGGACCCAGACAGTGCCG ACAGACGAGGCGGCACAGACGGACAGCCAGCCGCTCCACCCCTCCGACCCTACAGAGAAGCAGCAGCCCAAGCGGCTACACGTCTCCAACATCCCCTTCCGGTTCAGGGACCCCGACTTGCGGCAAATGTTCGGG CAATTCGGAAAAATTTTAGACGTGGAGATCATTTTTAACGAGCGGGGCTCCAAG GGTTTTGGGTTTGTAACTTTTGAAACTAGCTCAGATGCTGACCGAGCCCGGGAGAAGCTGAATGGGACGATCGTAGAGGGACGGAAAATTGAG GTCAATAATGCCACGGCCCGAGTCATGACCAACAAGAAGACGGGGAACCCCTACACCAACG GCTGGAAGCTAAATCCAGTGGTCGGCGCAGTCTATGGGCCTGAATTCTATGCAG TGACGGGGTTCCCCTACCCCACCACCGGCACAGCTGTTGCCTACCGGGGCGCACATCTtcggggccggggccgggccgTGTATAATACGTTTCGGGCTgcgccacccccaccccccatcccGACTTATGGAGC GGTCGTGTATCAGGATGGATTTTATGGTGCTGAGATTTAT GGAGGCTACGCAGCCTACAGATACGCTCAGCCCGCTGCAGCGGCAGCCGCCTACAGCGACAG TTACGGCAGAGTCTACGCAGCTGCCGACCCGTACCATCACACCATCGGGCCCACGGCAACCTACAGCATTGGAACCATG GCTAGCCTCTGCCGAGGAGGGTACAGCCGCTTCACCCCCTACTAG
- the LOC105469257 gene encoding RNA binding protein fox-1 homolog 3 isoform X8: MAQPYPPAQYPPPPQNGIPAEYAPPPPHPTQDYSGQTPVPSEHGMTLYTPAQTHPEQPGSEASTQPIAGTQTVPTDEAAQTDSQPLHPSDPTEKQQPKRLHVSNIPFRFRDPDLRQMFGQFGKILDVEIIFNERGSKGFGFVTFETSSDADRAREKLNGTIVEGRKIEVNNATARVMTNKKTGNPYTNGWKLNPVVGAVYGPEFYAVTGFPYPTTGTAVAYRGAHLRGRGRAVYNTFRAAPPPPPIPTYGAALEQTLVKMPVPWAGLAPCPLPPQQTPEPAYPTSPAFPPLSCPFASRVVYQDGFYGAEIYGGYAAYRYAQPAAAAAAYSDSYGRVYAAADPYHHTIGPTATYSIGTM; the protein is encoded by the exons ATGGCCCAGCCCTACCCCCCTGCCCAGTACCCCCCTCCGCCACAGAACGGCATCCCTGCCGAGTATGCCCCGCCCCCGCCGCACCCCACGCAGGACTACTCCGGCCAGACCCCGGTCCCCTCAGAGCATGGCATGACCCTGTACACACCAGCACAGACCCACCCCGAGCAGCCAGGCTCCGAGGCCAGCACACAGCCCATCGCCGGGACCCAGACAGTGCCG ACAGACGAGGCGGCACAGACGGACAGCCAGCCGCTCCACCCCTCCGACCCTACAGAGAAGCAGCAGCCCAAGCGGCTACACGTCTCCAACATCCCCTTCCGGTTCAGGGACCCCGACTTGCGGCAAATGTTCGGG CAATTCGGAAAAATTTTAGACGTGGAGATCATTTTTAACGAGCGGGGCTCCAAG GGTTTTGGGTTTGTAACTTTTGAAACTAGCTCAGATGCTGACCGAGCCCGGGAGAAGCTGAATGGGACGATCGTAGAGGGACGGAAAATTGAG GTCAATAATGCCACGGCCCGAGTCATGACCAACAAGAAGACGGGGAACCCCTACACCAACG GCTGGAAGCTAAATCCAGTGGTCGGCGCAGTCTATGGGCCTGAATTCTATGCAG TGACGGGGTTCCCCTACCCCACCACCGGCACAGCTGTTGCCTACCGGGGCGCACATCTtcggggccggggccgggccgTGTATAATACGTTTCGGGCTgcgccacccccaccccccatcccGACTTATGGAGC GGCACTGGAGCAAACGCTTGTTAAAATGCCAGTCCCATGGGCGGGGCTGGCACCGTGCCCCCTCCCTCCTCAGCAGACACCGGAGCCGGCCTACCCCACCTCTCCAGCGTTCCCACCACTTTCTTGTCCGTTTGCTTCCAGGGTCGTGTATCAGGATGGATTTTATGGTGCTGAGATTTAT GGAGGCTACGCAGCCTACAGATACGCTCAGCCCGCTGCAGCGGCAGCCGCCTACAGCGACAG TTACGGCAGAGTCTACGCAGCTGCCGACCCGTACCATCACACCATCGGGCCCACGGCAACCTACAGCATTGGAACCATG TGA
- the LOC105469257 gene encoding RNA binding protein fox-1 homolog 3 isoform X4, whose amino-acid sequence MAQPYPPAQYPPPPQNGIPAEYAPPPPHPTQDYSGQTPVPSEHGMTLYTPAQTHPEQPGSEASTQPIAGTQTVPQTDEAAQTDSQPLHPSDPTEKQQPKRLHVSNIPFRFRDPDLRQMFGQFGKILDVEIIFNERGSKGFGFVTFETSSDADRAREKLNGTIVEGRKIEVNNATARVMTNKKTGNPYTNGWKLNPVVGAVYGPEFYAVTGFPYPTTGTAVAYRGAHLRGRGRAVYNTFRAAPPPPPIPTYGAVVYQDGFYGAEIYGGYAAYRYAQPAAAAAAYSDSYGRVYAAADPYHHTIGPTATYSIGTMASLCRGGYSRFTPY is encoded by the exons ATGGCCCAGCCCTACCCCCCTGCCCAGTACCCCCCTCCGCCACAGAACGGCATCCCTGCCGAGTATGCCCCGCCCCCGCCGCACCCCACGCAGGACTACTCCGGCCAGACCCCGGTCCCCTCAGAGCATGGCATGACCCTGTACACACCAGCACAGACCCACCCCGAGCAGCCAGGCTCCGAGGCCAGCACACAGCCCATCGCCGGGACCCAGACAGTGCCG CAGACAGACGAGGCGGCACAGACGGACAGCCAGCCGCTCCACCCCTCCGACCCTACAGAGAAGCAGCAGCCCAAGCGGCTACACGTCTCCAACATCCCCTTCCGGTTCAGGGACCCCGACTTGCGGCAAATGTTCGGG CAATTCGGAAAAATTTTAGACGTGGAGATCATTTTTAACGAGCGGGGCTCCAAG GGTTTTGGGTTTGTAACTTTTGAAACTAGCTCAGATGCTGACCGAGCCCGGGAGAAGCTGAATGGGACGATCGTAGAGGGACGGAAAATTGAG GTCAATAATGCCACGGCCCGAGTCATGACCAACAAGAAGACGGGGAACCCCTACACCAACG GCTGGAAGCTAAATCCAGTGGTCGGCGCAGTCTATGGGCCTGAATTCTATGCAG TGACGGGGTTCCCCTACCCCACCACCGGCACAGCTGTTGCCTACCGGGGCGCACATCTtcggggccggggccgggccgTGTATAATACGTTTCGGGCTgcgccacccccaccccccatcccGACTTATGGAGC GGTCGTGTATCAGGATGGATTTTATGGTGCTGAGATTTAT GGAGGCTACGCAGCCTACAGATACGCTCAGCCCGCTGCAGCGGCAGCCGCCTACAGCGACAG TTACGGCAGAGTCTACGCAGCTGCCGACCCGTACCATCACACCATCGGGCCCACGGCAACCTACAGCATTGGAACCATG GCTAGCCTCTGCCGAGGAGGGTACAGCCGCTTCACCCCCTACTAG
- the LOC105469257 gene encoding RNA binding protein fox-1 homolog 3 isoform X1 has product MAQPYPPAQYPPPPQNGIPAEYAPPPPHPTQDYSGQTPVPSEHGMTLYTPAQTHPEQPGSEASTQPIAGTQTVPTDEAAQTDSQPLHPSDPTEKQQPKRLHVSNIPFRFRDPDLRQMFGQFGKILDVEIIFNERGSKGFGFVTFETSSDADRAREKLNGTIVEGRKIEVNNATARVMTNKKTGNPYTNGWKLNPVVGAVYGPEFYAVTGFPYPTTGTAVAYRGAHLRGRGRAVYNTFRAAPPPPPIPTYGAALEQTLVKMPVPWAGLAPCPLPPQQTPEPAYPTSPAFPPLSCPFASRVVYQDGFYGAEIYGGYAAYRYAQPAAAAAAYSDSYGRVYAAADPYHHTIGPTATYSIGTMASLCRGGYSRFTPY; this is encoded by the exons ATGGCCCAGCCCTACCCCCCTGCCCAGTACCCCCCTCCGCCACAGAACGGCATCCCTGCCGAGTATGCCCCGCCCCCGCCGCACCCCACGCAGGACTACTCCGGCCAGACCCCGGTCCCCTCAGAGCATGGCATGACCCTGTACACACCAGCACAGACCCACCCCGAGCAGCCAGGCTCCGAGGCCAGCACACAGCCCATCGCCGGGACCCAGACAGTGCCG ACAGACGAGGCGGCACAGACGGACAGCCAGCCGCTCCACCCCTCCGACCCTACAGAGAAGCAGCAGCCCAAGCGGCTACACGTCTCCAACATCCCCTTCCGGTTCAGGGACCCCGACTTGCGGCAAATGTTCGGG CAATTCGGAAAAATTTTAGACGTGGAGATCATTTTTAACGAGCGGGGCTCCAAG GGTTTTGGGTTTGTAACTTTTGAAACTAGCTCAGATGCTGACCGAGCCCGGGAGAAGCTGAATGGGACGATCGTAGAGGGACGGAAAATTGAG GTCAATAATGCCACGGCCCGAGTCATGACCAACAAGAAGACGGGGAACCCCTACACCAACG GCTGGAAGCTAAATCCAGTGGTCGGCGCAGTCTATGGGCCTGAATTCTATGCAG TGACGGGGTTCCCCTACCCCACCACCGGCACAGCTGTTGCCTACCGGGGCGCACATCTtcggggccggggccgggccgTGTATAATACGTTTCGGGCTgcgccacccccaccccccatcccGACTTATGGAGC GGCACTGGAGCAAACGCTTGTTAAAATGCCAGTCCCATGGGCGGGGCTGGCACCGTGCCCCCTCCCTCCTCAGCAGACACCGGAGCCGGCCTACCCCACCTCTCCAGCGTTCCCACCACTTTCTTGTCCGTTTGCTTCCAGGGTCGTGTATCAGGATGGATTTTATGGTGCTGAGATTTAT GGAGGCTACGCAGCCTACAGATACGCTCAGCCCGCTGCAGCGGCAGCCGCCTACAGCGACAG TTACGGCAGAGTCTACGCAGCTGCCGACCCGTACCATCACACCATCGGGCCCACGGCAACCTACAGCATTGGAACCATG GCTAGCCTCTGCCGAGGAGGGTACAGCCGCTTCACCCCCTACTAG
- the LOC105469257 gene encoding RNA binding protein fox-1 homolog 3 isoform X3: MKTRVKSEQPEEILPPFSQSWSAAPPSGNLLLESALCKQSDQDATAPPEAMAQPYPPAQYPPPPQNGIPAEYAPPPPHPTQDYSGQTPVPSEHGMTLYTPAQTHPEQPGSEASTQPIAGTQTVPQTDEAAQTDSQPLHPSDPTEKQQPKRLHVSNIPFRFRDPDLRQMFGQFGKILDVEIIFNERGSKGFGFVTFETSSDADRAREKLNGTIVEGRKIEVNNATARVMTNKKTGNPYTNGWKLNPVVGAVYGPEFYAVTGFPYPTTGTAVAYRGAHLRGRGRAVYNTFRAAPPPPPIPTYGAALEQTLVKMPVPWAGLAPCPLPPQQTPEPAYPTSPAFPPLSCPFASRVVYQDGFYGAEIYGGYAAYRYAQPAAAAAAYSDSYGRVYAAADPYHHTIGPTATYSIGTM, encoded by the exons AGCGATCAGGACGCCACGGCTCCGCCTGAAGCAATGGCCCAGCCCTACCCCCCTGCCCAGTACCCCCCTCCGCCACAGAACGGCATCCCTGCCGAGTATGCCCCGCCCCCGCCGCACCCCACGCAGGACTACTCCGGCCAGACCCCGGTCCCCTCAGAGCATGGCATGACCCTGTACACACCAGCACAGACCCACCCCGAGCAGCCAGGCTCCGAGGCCAGCACACAGCCCATCGCCGGGACCCAGACAGTGCCG CAGACAGACGAGGCGGCACAGACGGACAGCCAGCCGCTCCACCCCTCCGACCCTACAGAGAAGCAGCAGCCCAAGCGGCTACACGTCTCCAACATCCCCTTCCGGTTCAGGGACCCCGACTTGCGGCAAATGTTCGGG CAATTCGGAAAAATTTTAGACGTGGAGATCATTTTTAACGAGCGGGGCTCCAAG GGTTTTGGGTTTGTAACTTTTGAAACTAGCTCAGATGCTGACCGAGCCCGGGAGAAGCTGAATGGGACGATCGTAGAGGGACGGAAAATTGAG GTCAATAATGCCACGGCCCGAGTCATGACCAACAAGAAGACGGGGAACCCCTACACCAACG GCTGGAAGCTAAATCCAGTGGTCGGCGCAGTCTATGGGCCTGAATTCTATGCAG TGACGGGGTTCCCCTACCCCACCACCGGCACAGCTGTTGCCTACCGGGGCGCACATCTtcggggccggggccgggccgTGTATAATACGTTTCGGGCTgcgccacccccaccccccatcccGACTTATGGAGC GGCACTGGAGCAAACGCTTGTTAAAATGCCAGTCCCATGGGCGGGGCTGGCACCGTGCCCCCTCCCTCCTCAGCAGACACCGGAGCCGGCCTACCCCACCTCTCCAGCGTTCCCACCACTTTCTTGTCCGTTTGCTTCCAGGGTCGTGTATCAGGATGGATTTTATGGTGCTGAGATTTAT GGAGGCTACGCAGCCTACAGATACGCTCAGCCCGCTGCAGCGGCAGCCGCCTACAGCGACAG TTACGGCAGAGTCTACGCAGCTGCCGACCCGTACCATCACACCATCGGGCCCACGGCAACCTACAGCATTGGAACCATG TGA